The genomic window CGACTGCGACGCCGCGCGCGGAGTGTTTCCGAGACATGAGGACCCTGAGCCGCCACGTCAGCGCGCCGCGCGGCGCCGTGATCTCGTGCAAAGGATGGCCGCAGGAAGCCGCCCTTCGCATGCTGATGAACAACCTCGACCCCGACGTGGCGGAGCGGCCTGACGATCTCGTCGTCTACGGCGGCTCCGGACGCGCCGCCCGGTCGTGGGAGGCGTTCGACGCGATCGTCGACACGCTGCGCCGGCTCGAACACGACGAAACGCTGCTCGTCCAGTCCGGCAAGCCGGTGGCCGTCTTCCGCACCCACCCCTGGGCGCCGCGCGTCCTCATCGTCAACGCCATGCTCGTGCCGGCGTGGGCCGACTGGAAGACATTCCGCGATCTCGAGGATCGCGGCCTGACGATGTACGGCCAGATGACCGCCGGCAGCTGGATCTACATCGGCACCCAGGGCATCCTGCAAGGCACCTACGAGACGCTCGCTGAACTGGCACGCCGTCACTTCGGCGGCTCGCTCGCCGCGCGGGTCGTCGTGACGGCCGGCCTCGGCGGCATGGGCGGCGCCCAGCCGCTCGCCATCACCATGAACGGCGGGATCGCGCTCGTCGTCGAAGTCGATCGCGCCCGCATCGCCCGCCGCCTGGCGACCGGCTACGTCGACGAGCACGTTCAGACGCTCGACGCCGCGCTCGCGCGGGTCGAGACGCTGCGCGCCGCCGGCCAGGCGCGCGCCATCGCCCTCGAGGCCAATGCCGCCGACGTGATCCCCGAGCTCGGACGGCGCGGCTTCGTGCCCGACGTCGTCACCGATCAGACCTCGGCGCACGACGCGCTCGCCGGCTACGTGCCCAACGGCCTGTCGCTCGCCGAGGCGACCGCGTTGCGGAGCGCCGACCCTGCCGAGTACGAACGGCGCGCGATGGCGGCGATGGCCACGCACGTGCGCGGCATCCGCGCGCTGCAGGATCGCGGCGCGATCGCGTTCGACTACGGCAACAACATCCGCGCGCAGGCCGAGAAGGCCGGCGTCGCCGACGCGTTCCGCATTCCCGGGTTCGTGCCGGAGTACATCCGCCCGCTGTTCTGCCGCGGCAAGGGGCCGTTCCGTTGGGCCGCGCTGTCGGGCGATCCCGCGGACATCGCGGCCACCGACGCGCTCGCGCTCGAGATGTTCGCGTCGGATACGGCGCTCTGCCGCTGGATCCGCCTCGCCGCCGAGCGGGTCGCGTTCCAGGGGCTGCCGGCCCGCATCTTCTGGCTGGGCTATGGCGAGCGCGCGCGCTTCGGGCTGGCGATCAACGACCTCGTGCGCCGCGGCGTGATCTCCGCGCCGATCGTCATCGGCCGCGATCATCTCGACACCGGCTCGGTCGCCTCTCCCTACCGCGAGACAGAGGGCATGCGCGACGGCAGCGACGCCATCGCCGACTGGCCGATCCTCAATGCGCTGCTGAATACCTCGTCGGGCGCGACCTGGGTGTCGGTGCACCACGGCGGCGGCGTCGGCATCGGATACTCCCTGCACGCCGGCATGGTCATCGTCGCCGACGGCACCCGCGAAGCCGACGAGAAGCTGCAGCGCGTGCTGACCGGCGATCCCGGCAGCGGGGTCGTCCGCCATGCCGACGCCGGCTATCCCGAGGCGATCGCCACTGCCAGTGAACATGGCATCGACATGCCGATGTTGCGCGTGAACCCGGGCATGAAACCTGGTACAAACCCTGGTACAAATCGATGATGGTTCCCGAGCGTCCCACGCTGGAGCGCCGTGTGCTGGCCGCCCTCGACGGATCGGCTGGCAACGGCCCACGGATCCCCGTCGTGCTGGGCGGCTGCGGCAGCGGCCGCACATCCCTGCTGCTTCGTCTGCGCGATTTGATCGGGCGCACGCAGGCGCAGTACATCGACGTCGAACGGATCGCGACCACGCCCGAGCGTTTCCTGCAGGCGGTGCGCACCGCCTCCCCGTTTCCCGCCGTCCCCGGCCAGCCGGCGCCTGGCAGCGAAGCCGGCGCGCGGGACGCCTTTGACGCGACGCTCGCTTTTCTCGACACCGCGCGGGCTCCCGGCACCTCGCCGGCGACGTTCCTGCTCGACGAATTCCTCGAGCTGCGGACGTTCGAGAGCTTCCCCGGGCTGCGCAGCGTGCTCCGCGACCTGCTCGGCGCGCTCGCCTCGAGCGGCAACCGCTTCGTGCTGACGACGCGTTACGCGGCGCGGGCCTACCGGCTGCTGCGCGACGCGCCGGCCCAGTTCGAGATCGTCCACGTCGCCCCGCTCAGCGCCGCCGAGATCCGGGCCACCCTGCCGGGCGCGCACGCCGACGACCACGTGCGTGGCGCGGCCGAGGCGGAAGAGGAAGTGGAGCGCCACCGCGACGAGCTCGCGCGCCTCGTGCACGTGCTGTCGGACGGCCGCCCGTCCTACGCCCGCGCCATCGCCGAAACCGCGACGGCGCTCGGTCAGCGCGGCACCGCCGACCCGGTCAGCGCGCTCGCGGCGCTGCTCTCCCCCGGCGGACAGCTCGCCCAGACCTGCCGGTTCTGTTACGAATTGCGGCTGCACCGCGCCCG from Vicinamibacterales bacterium includes these protein-coding regions:
- the hutU gene encoding urocanate hydratase, which produces MRTLSRHVSAPRGAVISCKGWPQEAALRMLMNNLDPDVAERPDDLVVYGGSGRAARSWEAFDAIVDTLRRLEHDETLLVQSGKPVAVFRTHPWAPRVLIVNAMLVPAWADWKTFRDLEDRGLTMYGQMTAGSWIYIGTQGILQGTYETLAELARRHFGGSLAARVVVTAGLGGMGGAQPLAITMNGGIALVVEVDRARIARRLATGYVDEHVQTLDAALARVETLRAAGQARAIALEANAADVIPELGRRGFVPDVVTDQTSAHDALAGYVPNGLSLAEATALRSADPAEYERRAMAAMATHVRGIRALQDRGAIAFDYGNNIRAQAEKAGVADAFRIPGFVPEYIRPLFCRGKGPFRWAALSGDPADIAATDALALEMFASDTALCRWIRLAAERVAFQGLPARIFWLGYGERARFGLAINDLVRRGVISAPIVIGRDHLDTGSVASPYRETEGMRDGSDAIADWPILNALLNTSSGATWVSVHHGGGVGIGYSLHAGMVIVADGTREADEKLQRVLTGDPGSGVVRHADAGYPEAIATASEHGIDMPMLRVNPGMKPGTNPGTNR